AACACCTTCAGGATAAAAGGTAAGCCAGCAGATTATCTATGATAATGTTTGCACGTGTGCTGTAACGTAACGACAGTAAAATTGTAGGGTTGAAATTGGTAGAATATTTAGCACCTAtgaaatgaatttgcaagtgctaCTCCCTAATTATAGGAAAACTAAAAAGAAACATGTACTGGTATGTTAATTATTATTAGTAAAACTTGCATGGCTCCCTAACATATTTCCTCCTCCGCTAGTTCAACAAGTAACCCCACTAAAGTTTACATCTGGATTTAATTACAACTATTTGCATCTATAAAGAAACCACAGAATTTGAGAATAGTTTCAGAGAACTTAACTATATATTTTGCTCCAATAATTACACAAAACTACAAAAACATTACAAAACTACAGTCACTTTTCTTTGGTTTCCACAATATAAAGCTAGATTTGCATTATGTGAGCACAATTAGTTAAGTTCTTTCAAACTATTCCAAAAAATATATTTATTCTACAGTTAGTTagaaataactttatttttcCGGAATTCACTCTTATACAACATTCATTAGATATTTGTTGTTTAGACATTGAAACAAATTGTATGACATTGAAACAAATTGTATCTCCATTTTTAATTGCCATGTTTCCGATCCGTTTCAGAAGGGCTTGATTTTTGTTTGAATGTCCATTAAGGCATTCATTGAAATGTTAGTGTACTTACTAAAATCTTTCTACCTTCTACATGTACTTCAATATATATTAGCAGATAGAACTCAAGCAAGGATTTGTGATTATTTATTATTCTTTTTTCTCATTCTTATTACTCCTTTGTCTATGCATACGACACTAATATGCCAAATGGATGAAGTAAAACCTAGCTAGTGTGGCTAGCGTAAGTGCGCCCAAATGTAGCTGTTATTTTAGGGTTATGATATGACAAAGTTCAATAATGTTGTACAGGGCTATAGGACTTGGAGAGCTGTTCCCTTTATGTCGGAGTAATATTTATTGTTAGGATCTAACACCTTTTCGCCGGGAAGAATATAATAAAAAATTAAGTTACATCTACTTCTCCGTCGGTTTCTTTTTAGTGGACATAATAAGATAATAAAAGATTAAAGTCCATAAAATTTGACCAATAATTGGTAAATTGCAAATCAGATGCATGCTTAGTGCATTGAAATTTAGATGAATAAGCAAAAATCTCGAATATTTAACATGGCATTTATTTTGTAGTAATTGATGATATAATAAGATATTTATTTTGTACCCAATAGATGAAATATTGTAAGAGAAATATGTGGACCAAGTATACATTTAAAGACATTTTGAAATCCTAATACTCCTAATGATCACAACCAGAATCTGCATTCAACATTTAGTATAGAACTTTCCCTTCCAAATGCCTCCCAGTGAGGATTTTCATGTGCTATGACTAGCGGTAGTGTTTTATTACTActtaaaacactaggagaactcCACCATTTTCGTAGTGGATTGGAGTTATTAGGATGTAAATCTTTAATACCTTAGTGGATTGGAGTTATTAGGATGTAAATCTTTATTACCTCTGCAAATGTATCGCTACTCATAATACCATTCACATAAACATGCATGTATTTTTGCCACACTTCATTGTGGTAGCAGAGTAACTGCATCGTTGTTAAAATTATTTGCAGGTACCTCATTGTAATTGATGATGTATGGGATGCAAAACCATGGGAGACCATCAAGCTTGCATTAATGAATAACAATTTGCATGCTTAGTGCATTGAAATTTAGATGAATAAGCAAAAATCTCGAATATTTAACATGGCATTTATTTTGTAGTAATTGATGATATAATAAGATATTTATTTTGTACCCAATAGATGAAATATTGTAAGAGAAATATGTGGACCAAGTATACATTTAAAGACATTTTGAAATCCTAATACTCCTAATGATCACAACCAGAATCTGCATTCAACATTTAGTATAGAACTTTCCCTTCCAAATGCCTCCCAGTGAGGATTTTCATGTGCTATGACTAGCGGTAGTGTTTTATTACTActtaaaacactaggagaactcCACCATTTTCGTAGTGGATTGGAGTTATTAGGATGTAAATCTTTAATACCTTAGTGGATTGGAGTTATTAGGATGTAAATCTTTATTACCTCTGCAAATGTATCGCTACTCATAATACCATTCACATAAACATGCATGTATTTTTGCCACACTTCATTGTGGTAGCAGAGTAACTGCATCGTTGTTAAAATTATTTGCAGGTACCTCATTGTAATTGATGATGTATGGGATGCAAAACCATGGGAGACCATCAAGCTTGCATTAATGAATAACAATTGTGGTAGCAGAGTAATCACTACAACACGTAGCAATGACGTTGCATCATACTTGTCTTCGCAAGGCGGTAATGTTTACCAAATGAAATCTCTCAGTTTTGAGGACTCCAAGAGGTTGCTTTTTAAAAGAGCATTTGGTTCTGAAAACTTATGCCATAGTCATTTGGGTACTGCTCCGGATGAGATATTAAGAAAATGTGATGGTTTACCATTAGCAATCATCACTATATCTAGCATGTTAGCTGATCAGCACGCAAAAGGTGAATGGGACAGTGTACTAAATGATATTGGTTCTTCTCTTGCTAAGAATCCTGGTGCTGAGAATATGACGGCCATATTATCTATGAGTTACTTGGATATTCCTCACCATCTAAGAAGTTGTTTGTTGTACTTGAGTGTGTACCCAGAAGATTATTTGATTGAGAAACAATGTTTGATCAATAGGTGGATTGCAGAAGGGTTCGTTCATGAGCAAAAAGGTCAATCTAAATATGAAACTGGTGAGGGTTACTTCAATGATCTGATCAATAGAAGCATGATCCAACCTGTTAATGTAATTTATGGTCAAGCGAAGGCATGTCGAGTGCATGACATCATCCTTGACTACATCAAATGCAAGGCTGCTGAACAGAATTTTGTAACTTCATTAGATGCTGTAGAGCCTGTATGCACTTCAGAGTACAAGGTTCGTAGGCTTTGTGTCATCTACTACAATGAAGAAAATGTTACTTTATGGGCAGACGAGATCTTGTCTCAGGTTCGTTCAGTTACTATATTTGGACAGCCTGTGAAATTCACTTTGCCTTCCACTGCTCTTCGTGTGTTGGAACTAGGAGATTGCAGAGGCATGGAAGACCATCATATTGCGAGTATTGGGAAGTTGTTTAATCTTAAGTACTTGCGTCTCTGCTCACATTTCATAACTAGGCTCCCAGAGAATGTTGGTGAACTACAACATCTACAAACACTGGATGTGCGAGGTACTGAAATCGAAGAACTACCACGAACTATCAAAAAACTTCAACAACTGGCACATTTATATGTTGAATCAGATGTTAGATTTCCAAATGGAATTATTGGGCAGATACTTAGCTTGGAAGAGTTGAGGCAGTATGGAGTAGTATCCTATGAGCAAGGGCAGTCCCTACAACAATTCAGCAAACTCACCAAGCTGAGGACACTAAAAATTAAATGGAGTTTTGAGTTACCAGATGGCTCTGAAGGAAGAAGCCAAGCCGAGGGCATTCACAATTATGTTGGAAATTTATTATTTTCATGCAACCTCCATAACCTTATATATACCGTGGAACGGGGCTTCGATGTAAAGTACCCTCTGGCGCTACATTCATGGCACCCTGCAGCCTCCTGTAGCATCCGCAAGCTCTGCTTTGGAAGAATTCCCATCTATAGGGTGCCAAATTGGATGGGATCACTTGTAAACCTCAGTGTGCTAAAACTGGCGGTCATATGTGTGAGACCAGAAGATGTTGAGATCCTTGGAGAAATACCCAGTTTACTTTTTCTCAACTTAGAAAGTGTCGGGGGCACTGGCGGAAGGATCGTCTTCCCTGGCAACAGCGGATTCAGAAGTCTAAAATATTTCTCCCTGCTTATCCATGAGTGTGGGACCTCCCTGGAGTTTGAAGCGGGATCAATGCCAAAGCTTGAGCACGTGAAGCTTGATTTCAATGCGCATGAGATGGAGTGCTTGAATGGTGCTTCTAGTTTGGGCATCCAGCACCTCTCGTCTCTCAACAAGGTTGAGATCATAATTTGGAGCGACTGCCGTCAGTATGACGTGGACTACAACCCAGTGGAAGATGATCATGATGACACTGCCCGATGTATTTCAAGAGCCATTAATGCTGCCATCGAGACACTTGCCAACCGTCCCACTGCCAGCTTCAGAAGAAAACATAGCTATGGCTACTGTAAACATTTCGAATCCGTAAGTTCCCTCACAGAACAACATGCATTGATGGTTCCATCAACCTCTCAGTTGCTGCAACCACATACTCCTTTCTTCCATTTAGCAACTATTCCTACTTGGCTGTTCAGCCCTTGTTTATCTCGACTCTCTTGTTTATATTCCGTTTCCACTTCTCTTCTAGCTGCGGCCAATGCATACTTCTTTCCTCCATTTAGCATATATATACTTGGCCGTTCAATTGagcagtttttttttctctttcaggTTTTGAGGGAGTGGAATCAAGATCATGAGGGGTTATTCAATGAGTGGCTCAAACTTTGGCAAATTAGAGAGGAGCAGGCGAACCAAACTACTGATGGAGAGACTGAACTAGAGGTATCAAATAAAGGTCCACTATGGTACCAGTCAGTTTTACATTCATGTGATCCCATTTTCCCCATCAAATTCATCTTCTTTTTCCAAGCAGGATGAGACA
This DNA window, taken from Miscanthus floridulus cultivar M001 chromosome 13, ASM1932011v1, whole genome shotgun sequence, encodes the following:
- the LOC136501048 gene encoding disease resistance protein RGA5-like; the protein is MATAAVVGITTGVMKPLLSKLTKLLEEEYVKLKGVRKQIKFLRDELSAMSPTLERLADAEELNPQMTAWRDKLRELAYDLEDCIDAFMVRVDHEHDGHSGFIKRFFRKLKKLKSRHEIDNQIQELKASVIEASMRHKRYQLVDISSNSRSTCSVDPRLSALYVEIDKLVGIDGPKKYIIEWLTKETKKAASSELKVLSIVGCGGLGKTTLANQVYKDVKSQFSCAAFVSVSRTPDIRKVLRGIAKGVGITSNMLDDDEKELIDKLREHLQDKRYLIVIDDVWDAKPWETIKLALMNNNCGSRVITTTRSNDVASYLSSQGGNVYQMKSLSFEDSKRLLFKRAFGSENLCHSHLGTAPDEILRKCDGLPLAIITISSMLADQHAKGEWDSVLNDIGSSLAKNPGAENMTAILSMSYLDIPHHLRSCLLYLSVYPEDYLIEKQCLINRWIAEGFVHEQKGQSKYETGEGYFNDLINRSMIQPVNVIYGQAKACRVHDIILDYIKCKAAEQNFVTSLDAVEPVCTSEYKVRRLCVIYYNEENVTLWADEILSQVRSVTIFGQPVKFTLPSTALRVLELGDCRGMEDHHIASIGKLFNLKYLRLCSHFITRLPENVGELQHLQTLDVRGTEIEELPRTIKKLQQLAHLYVESDVRFPNGIIGQILSLEELRQYGVVSYEQGQSLQQFSKLTKLRTLKIKWSFELPDGSEGRSQAEGIHNYVGNLLFSCNLHNLIYTVERGFDVKYPLALHSWHPAASCSIRKLCFGRIPIYRVPNWMGSLVNLSVLKLAVICVRPEDVEILGEIPSLLFLNLESVGGTGGRIVFPGNSGFRSLKYFSLLIHECGTSLEFEAGSMPKLEHVKLDFNAHEMECLNGASSLGIQHLSSLNKVEIIIWSDCRQYDVDYNPVEDDHDDTARCISRAINAAIETLANRPTASFRRKHSYGYCKHFESVLREWNQDHEGLFNEWLKLWQIREEQANQTTDGETELEDETHEKEEEEQTGEKEVAHQEDSGSSN